The proteins below are encoded in one region of Triticum aestivum cultivar Chinese Spring chromosome 1B, IWGSC CS RefSeq v2.1, whole genome shotgun sequence:
- the LOC123099964 gene encoding putative F-box/FBD/LRR-repeat protein At2g05300 gives MEMETESTAADWHGSDSTAEDQEPPLPGEDRLSGLPDGVLGDIISLLPTREGARTQVLASRWRHLWRSAPLNLDYHPFLFGQEGLNATIARVLAAHRGPGRRFCAPVYHLPVDRADAWLRSPALDNLHELELCCYGFMLQYPPQTPQPPPAAAFLFSDTLCVATIGDCHLTDSTIEGLHFPKLQKLALKQVTISESSLHTMIASCPALQCLLIYRSFGFGRLRINSINLRGICVKAYSYGRGLKFGELIIENAPFLGSLILSDRLHVSLIYAPKLEALGFLSSTCTSVLVFDSAAIQVVVAFLLAFFLTCISMC, from the coding sequence ATGGAGATGGAAACGGAGTCGACGGCTGCAGATTGGCACGGCTCGGATTCTACGGCGGAGGACCAGGAACCGCCGCTCCCCGGAGAGGACCGCCTCAGCGGCCTCCCCGACGGCGTGCTCGGGGACATCATCTCGCTCCTCCCCACCCGGGAAGGCGCCCGCACCCAGGTCCTCGCCTCCCGGTGGCGCCACCTCTGGCGCTCCGCCCCTCTCAACCTCGACTACCATCCGTTCCTGTTCGGCCAGGAGGGCCTCAATGCCACCATAGCGCGCGTTCTCGCCGCCCACCGGGGCCCCGGCCGCCGCTTCTGCGCGCCCGTCTACCACCTCCCCGTCGACCGAGCCGACGCCTGGCTCAGATCCCCCGCCCTCGACAACCTCCACGAGCTCGAGCTTTGCTGCTACGGGTTTATGTTACAGTATCCACCGCAAACACCGCAGCCGCCCCCGGCAGCCGCCTTCCTCTTCTCGGACACCCTTTGTGTTGCCACCATCGGAGATTGCCACCTTACTGACAGCACCATAGAAGGGCTTCACTTCCCTAAGCTTCAGAAGCTCGCACTTAAACAGGTCACCATCTCCGAATCCTCGCTGCACACCATGATTGCCAGTTGCCCAGCTCTGCAATGCTTGCTTATTTACCGCAGCTTCGGCTTTGGTCGCCTCCGAATCAACTCTATTAACCTTAGAGGCATATGTGTCAAAGCTTATAGTTATGGGAGAGGGCTCAAATTTGGGGAACTCATTATTGAGAATGCCCCTTTTCTTGGTAGCTTGATCTTAAGTGATCGCCTACATGTATCGTTGATCTATGCGCCTAAACTGGAGGCCTTAGGCTTCCTTTCTTCTACTTGTACTAGCGTACTCGTGTTTGACTCGGCAGCTATTCAGGTAGTTGTGGCCTTCCTACTAGCATTCTTTCTTACCTGCATTTCTATGTGCTAA